A DNA window from Bos javanicus breed banteng chromosome 10, ARS-OSU_banteng_1.0, whole genome shotgun sequence contains the following coding sequences:
- the LOC133255350 gene encoding eosinophil cationic protein-like isoform X2 gives MVPIQQDSRLRLILLLGLLGMVISLHAPPRTLTRAQWFEIQHINMAHPQCNAAMRMVNRYRMVCKGRNTFLHRTFAYVARICNTPNVTCSTSGRMNCHNSSVQVPVTYCNLTRNAMNYTNCRYRRTRARRIFIVACDNRSPRDSPRYPVVPVHLDKII, from the coding sequence ATGGTTCCAATACAGCAGGATTCTCGGCTTCGTCTCATTTTGCTGCTGGGGCTCTTGGGAATGGTGATCTCACTCCATGCCCCACCTCGTACTTTAACCCGGGCTCAGTGGTTTGAGATTCAGCACATAAATATGGCCCACCCTCAATGTAATGCCGCAATGAGAATGGTTAACCGTTACAGAATGGTATGTAAAGGTAGAAATACTTTTCTCCACAGAACATTTGCTTATGTAGCTCGTATTTGTAACACCCCAAATGTAACCTGCTCTACATCAGGCAGGATGAACTGTCATAATAGCTCAGTCCAAGTGCCTGTAACCTACTGCAACCTCACAAGAAATGCAATGAACTACACAAACTGCCGTTACCGACGGACAAGGGCACGGAGGATCTTCATCGTTGCCTGTGACAACAGATCACCTCGGGACAGTCCCAGGTACCCTGTGGTTCCAGTTCACTTGGATAAGATCATCTAA
- the LOC133255350 gene encoding eosinophil cationic protein-like isoform X1, translating into MGVHQLPLSPRTFSWICSHRSHSRGNMVPIQQDSRLRLILLLGLLGMVISLHAPPRTLTRAQWFEIQHINMAHPQCNAAMRMVNRYRMVCKGRNTFLHRTFAYVARICNTPNVTCSTSGRMNCHNSSVQVPVTYCNLTRNAMNYTNCRYRRTRARRIFIVACDNRSPRDSPRYPVVPVHLDKII; encoded by the exons ATGGGGGTACACCAGCTGCCCCTGAGCCCCAGGACATTCAGCTGGATCTGTTCTCACAGGAGCCACAGCAGAG GAAACATGGTTCCAATACAGCAGGATTCTCGGCTTCGTCTCATTTTGCTGCTGGGGCTCTTGGGAATGGTGATCTCACTCCATGCCCCACCTCGTACTTTAACCCGGGCTCAGTGGTTTGAGATTCAGCACATAAATATGGCCCACCCTCAATGTAATGCCGCAATGAGAATGGTTAACCGTTACAGAATGGTATGTAAAGGTAGAAATACTTTTCTCCACAGAACATTTGCTTATGTAGCTCGTATTTGTAACACCCCAAATGTAACCTGCTCTACATCAGGCAGGATGAACTGTCATAATAGCTCAGTCCAAGTGCCTGTAACCTACTGCAACCTCACAAGAAATGCAATGAACTACACAAACTGCCGTTACCGACGGACAAGGGCACGGAGGATCTTCATCGTTGCCTGTGACAACAGATCACCTCGGGACAGTCCCAGGTACCCTGTGGTTCCAGTTCACTTGGATAAGATCATCTAA
- the LOC133255947 gene encoding ribonuclease pancreatic-like: MNLTWTLLLLLLLELTVFASGLPFSRRHIDNPRSWVPGGQHRYCDVMMRRRWLIHRGRCKQINTFIHEDLATIADFCTSPAVPCTSSGSLLSCHNSSHDVSVTDCFAKAGTRPPYCHYQKKDSIRPICVGCKNGAPVHLDS, translated from the coding sequence ATGAATCTGACGTggacccttctcctcctcctcctgctggaGCTAACTGTCTTCGCTTCAGGCCTGCCCTTCTCAAGACGGCACATAGATAACCCCAGGTCATGGGTTCCTGGGGGACAGCACCGATACTGCGATGTGATGATGAGGCGACGGTGGCTGATCCACAGGGGTAGATGCAAGCAGATCAACACCTTCATTCACGAGGATCTGGCCACCATAGCAGATTTCTGCACAAGTCCAGCTGTGCCCTGTACCAGCAGCGGCTCCTTGCTGAGCTGCCACAACAGCTCTCACGACGTCAGCGTCACAGACTGCTTTGCCAAGGCAGGAACCCGGCCGCCCTACTGCCACTACCAAAAGAAGGACTCCATCAGGCCCATCTGTGTGGGCTGTAAGAACGGGGCCCCTGTTCACCTGGATAGCTAG